The Dyadobacter subterraneus genome window below encodes:
- the argB gene encoding acetylglutamate kinase yields MSETLYVIKIGGNVIDNPDACARFLAVFAQLPGTKILVHGGGKVATQIAARLQIETQMVDGRRITDKPMLDVVTMVYGGLVNKNLVAGLQSLNCNAIGLTGADGGIIRSVKRPVKTVDYGFVGDIEEVNDTQIDAILNSKLIPVIAPLTYSNEGSLLNTNADTMASAVAVAMASRFAVKLIYCFEKKGVLSDPDNDEAVITSLTPPTYAEYKASGVINKGMIPKLDNAFSALDRGVANVIICHADDLEKAVYGDAGTTISNV; encoded by the coding sequence ATGTCTGAAACGCTTTACGTAATTAAAATCGGTGGTAATGTAATTGATAATCCTGATGCCTGTGCCCGTTTTTTAGCGGTTTTTGCACAGTTGCCCGGGACGAAAATTCTTGTACACGGAGGAGGAAAAGTGGCTACACAAATTGCCGCCAGGCTTCAGATTGAAACACAAATGGTTGACGGCCGCCGGATTACCGACAAACCGATGCTGGATGTAGTGACAATGGTTTATGGTGGGCTGGTTAATAAAAATCTGGTGGCAGGTTTGCAATCATTAAATTGCAATGCGATCGGGCTGACGGGTGCTGACGGAGGCATAATCCGTTCTGTAAAACGTCCCGTAAAAACAGTTGATTATGGTTTTGTCGGTGATATTGAAGAAGTAAATGATACTCAGATTGATGCTATATTAAATAGTAAACTGATTCCGGTAATCGCGCCGCTTACGTATAGTAATGAGGGGTCACTTTTAAATACCAATGCTGATACGATGGCTTCGGCTGTTGCGGTGGCCATGGCAAGTCGTTTCGCTGTAAAATTGATATATTGTTTTGAAAAAAAAGGTGTATTGTCGGATCCTGACAATGATGAAGCTGTTATAACTTCCTTAACACCTCCCACATATGCTGAATACAAAGCTTCAGGTGTTATTAATAAAGGAATGATACCAAAACTTGACAATGCATTTTCTGCTCTGGACCGAGGTGTTGCCAATGTAATTATTTGTCACGCGGATGACTTGGAGAAAGCGGTTTATGGAGATGCCGGTACTACTATCTCCAATGTGTAG
- a CDS encoding FG-GAP repeat domain-containing protein, with protein sequence MKIIEVTKEVNIGHVPGRVDFFFNPEIFLSKNKLVVPQQMQKIPYTKPIVISFISIWIFSFSRTENENHTTITSPDLIQKQTSDSLTGKELAGQYCQSCHILPDPSLLDKNTWITSVLPNMGLRLGVKSAGRNPYQDLPEEEKKRIRDLDIYPENQIVSDDEWAKIVAYFELEAPAMPLPQRNVLPITANLPLFKTQEIMLGDKPFPQTTLLKFDKSTSRLYVGDAQNTLYILDNQFNLKETKSIDSPPTDIDFPAYAAPRLLMIGSFKPSEQRSGRLLSLALEQKTKSSYLNIEGLHRPVQFVSSDINMDGKEDALICEFGNHSGKLFWYDNFQPTKEHVLKAFPGARKVEIADFNHDKKPDVMVLMAQAREEMAIFYNLGNGKFQEKTLMRFQPLFGASYFELTDFNQDGFQDILLTNGDNWDYSAVKKNYHGVRIYLNDGKDNFKQMFFYPLYGTSKAIARDFDNDGDIDLAAISFYTELDNPEQRFIYLSNEGELHFKAFSTPAAANGKWLTMDAADFDHDGDQDIVLGSYFHNLSELTTLIFQGITSFPQLLVLTNGTK encoded by the coding sequence TTGAAAATCATCGAGGTCACTAAAGAAGTTAATATAGGGCATGTCCCGGGAAGGGTTGATTTCTTTTTTAATCCCGAAATATTTCTTTCAAAAAATAAGCTTGTTGTACCTCAGCAAATGCAGAAAATACCTTACACGAAACCTATTGTTATCAGTTTTATTTCCATTTGGATATTTTCATTTTCACGGACTGAAAATGAAAATCATACAACTATAACCTCTCCTGATTTAATTCAAAAACAAACTTCGGATTCATTAACAGGCAAGGAATTGGCGGGACAATATTGTCAAAGCTGTCATATCCTCCCAGATCCGTCGCTATTAGATAAAAATACTTGGATTACTTCTGTTTTACCCAATATGGGGCTGCGTCTTGGCGTAAAAAGTGCAGGAAGAAATCCTTATCAAGATTTGCCGGAAGAAGAAAAAAAACGGATACGTGATCTTGATATTTATCCTGAAAATCAAATTGTTTCAGACGATGAGTGGGCAAAAATTGTGGCATATTTTGAATTAGAAGCACCGGCAATGCCACTTCCTCAAAGAAACGTTTTACCAATAACAGCCAATCTTCCTCTGTTTAAAACGCAGGAAATCATGTTGGGAGACAAACCTTTTCCACAAACTACTTTACTAAAATTTGACAAATCGACGTCACGACTTTATGTTGGCGACGCCCAGAATACTTTATATATTTTAGACAACCAGTTCAATTTAAAAGAAACCAAATCGATTGATAGTCCTCCAACAGATATAGATTTTCCGGCTTATGCAGCGCCACGTTTACTTATGATCGGGAGTTTTAAACCGTCCGAGCAACGTTCCGGCCGGCTGTTATCACTTGCACTTGAACAAAAAACCAAATCTTCTTACCTTAATATCGAAGGATTGCACCGGCCGGTACAATTCGTTTCCTCAGATATCAATATGGATGGTAAGGAAGATGCTCTTATCTGCGAATTTGGAAATCATTCCGGAAAATTGTTTTGGTATGATAACTTTCAGCCAACCAAAGAGCATGTCTTAAAAGCTTTTCCCGGAGCCAGAAAAGTGGAGATCGCAGATTTCAATCATGACAAAAAACCTGATGTCATGGTGCTCATGGCACAGGCTCGGGAAGAAATGGCCATTTTTTATAATCTTGGAAATGGTAAGTTTCAGGAAAAAACTTTGATGCGTTTTCAACCACTTTTTGGCGCAAGTTATTTTGAGCTTACCGATTTTAATCAGGACGGCTTTCAGGATATCCTTCTGACCAATGGAGACAATTGGGATTATTCGGCGGTGAAAAAAAATTACCACGGCGTCCGAATCTATCTGAATGATGGTAAAGACAATTTTAAACAAATGTTCTTTTATCCTTTATACGGTACAAGCAAAGCCATTGCACGGGATTTTGACAACGATGGAGATATTGACCTGGCTGCTATTTCCTTTTACACCGAACTTGACAATCCAGAACAAAGATTTATTTATTTATCTAACGAAGGAGAACTTCACTTCAAAGCATTTTCCACACCGGCAGCGGCTAATGGAAAGTGGCTAACAATGGATGCTGCTGATTTTGACCATGACGGCGATCAAGACATTGTCTTAGGTTCCTACTTTCACAATCTTTCAGAACTGACGACATTGATTTTTCAAGGAATTACATCCTTTCCACAGTTGCTTGTTCTAACAAACGGAACAAAGTGA
- the argH gene encoding argininosuccinate lyase, translating into MKLWQKENTVTSEKIERFTVGRDREMDLHLAEFDVLGNLAHATMLETIGLLTADDLTALKAELIEIYAQIQQGNFVIEDGVEDVHSQVELMLTRKLGDIGKKIHSGRSRNDQVLVDMKLYTRDRLFQVVQATEKLFDVLIRKSEEHKNDLLPGYTHLQIAMPSSFGLWFGAYAEGLIDDVIQLNAAYRLANRNPLGSGAGYGSSFPLNRTLTTELLGFEGMHHNVVYAQMSRGRTEQAALTAISSVAATVSRLAMDVCLYNSQNFSFIVLPDDLTTGSSIMPHKKNPDVAELLRAKTNRMKALPMEITMVLSNLPSGYHRDMQLLKEILMPAFDEILDCLDIAAFMLENIKVKRNLLDDPKYDLLFSVERVNELVINGVPFRDAYRQVGAEIGDGSYVAPRELKHTHEGSIGNLQNDLIKARMDNELARFGFDNVKAALDNLTV; encoded by the coding sequence TTGAAACTCTGGCAAAAAGAAAATACCGTTACTTCTGAAAAAATAGAACGTTTCACTGTTGGTCGTGATCGTGAAATGGATTTACATCTGGCTGAATTTGATGTGCTTGGAAATCTTGCACATGCAACGATGCTTGAAACAATCGGCTTACTTACGGCAGACGATTTGACTGCATTGAAAGCAGAACTAATTGAAATTTACGCACAAATCCAGCAAGGCAATTTTGTGATTGAAGATGGCGTCGAAGATGTTCATTCACAGGTTGAATTGATGCTGACGCGCAAATTAGGCGACATCGGTAAAAAAATTCATAGCGGACGTTCACGTAACGACCAGGTTTTGGTTGATATGAAACTGTATACCCGCGACCGTCTTTTTCAGGTTGTTCAGGCTACCGAAAAACTTTTTGATGTATTGATCAGGAAATCGGAAGAACATAAAAATGATCTTCTACCGGGTTACACGCATTTGCAAATTGCCATGCCTTCTTCTTTTGGCTTGTGGTTTGGCGCTTATGCCGAAGGTTTGATCGACGATGTGATTCAATTAAATGCCGCATATCGTTTAGCCAATCGGAATCCGCTGGGATCAGGCGCAGGTTATGGTTCTTCTTTTCCTCTAAATCGCACACTGACTACTGAATTGTTAGGATTTGAAGGTATGCATCATAATGTGGTTTATGCGCAAATGAGCCGCGGACGTACGGAACAGGCTGCTTTAACAGCCATTTCTTCTGTGGCTGCAACGGTTTCCCGCCTCGCCATGGATGTTTGCTTATATAATAGTCAGAATTTTAGTTTCATCGTTCTACCAGATGATCTTACGACGGGCAGCAGCATTATGCCGCATAAAAAAAATCCGGACGTTGCAGAATTGCTTCGTGCCAAAACAAACCGGATGAAAGCGCTTCCAATGGAAATTACGATGGTTTTGAGCAATCTTCCTTCGGGTTATCACCGCGATATGCAGCTTTTGAAAGAAATCCTTATGCCTGCTTTTGACGAAATTCTGGATTGTCTGGATATTGCAGCTTTTATGCTTGAAAATATCAAAGTGAAACGAAATCTACTGGATGACCCAAAGTATGATTTACTTTTCAGTGTGGAGCGTGTGAATGAACTGGTAATTAATGGCGTGCCCTTCCGGGATGCATACCGTCAGGTTGGAGCGGAAATCGGTGACGGTAGTTATGTTGCACCTCGCGAATTGAAACATACGCATGAAGGAAGTATCGGAAATTTGCAAAATGATTTGATCAAGGCGCGAATGGATAATGAACTGGCGCGGTTTGGGTTTGATAATGTAAAAGCTGCTTTGGATAATCTTACGGTTTGA
- a CDS encoding SusD/RagB family nutrient-binding outer membrane lipoprotein encodes MKKISSFILAGLLLGAVSCQESDIAENYTDPSKVAVTSVEKQFTGFLVSTKDYVLPGYTNYFVALRTSINHYNQVTGWVNDASAQFVPGSSGTEAVWFNYYNMLAQYRELQKVYASKTTTEQADRKFFMTVARIFLYDQTERMIDLFGPIPFTEAGFLSTNGGDYAASYAKFDDPQTLYTTMLDDLKAISTELNATTINAGYQTSFKTQDIINNGDLTAWKRYCNSLRLRMLNRVSAASSFSSRATTEMAEILGNSTTYPIVESNDQNIQLDVYDINTDINSKGFKDGIASDGGWYGNTAGKKMMDFMNTNADPRLPILFEPGANAAGAYIGIDPNATQAVQSALSNAGVVAIYNRYVTSHNQFFPGVIINAAEVNLIKAEYYLRTSNDASAKTAYETAISQSVKFYNSIIAISNATGVNAAPAAATDASIAAYILKDGVSWDKATSSAAKLTLIGTQKWLHYNLVQPYENWAETRRLDLPSFTFPLDNANKQTVPPVRWTIPANEITYNAANYAAVQGTDNLNTKLFWDVK; translated from the coding sequence ATGAAAAAGATATCATCATTTATATTAGCAGGACTTTTACTGGGTGCAGTATCCTGTCAGGAATCCGACATTGCTGAAAACTATACTGATCCCTCGAAAGTTGCTGTAACTTCCGTAGAAAAACAATTTACCGGATTTCTTGTTTCAACAAAAGATTACGTCCTTCCTGGATATACCAATTATTTTGTTGCGTTGAGAACTTCTATCAACCATTACAATCAAGTAACTGGCTGGGTTAATGACGCATCTGCCCAGTTTGTCCCTGGCTCATCTGGTACAGAAGCGGTTTGGTTCAACTATTACAATATGTTGGCGCAATACCGCGAACTTCAAAAAGTTTATGCATCTAAGACTACGACTGAGCAGGCGGATCGCAAATTCTTTATGACAGTTGCCCGTATCTTCCTTTACGATCAGACTGAAAGAATGATTGATCTTTTTGGACCGATTCCCTTTACCGAGGCAGGTTTTTTAAGTACAAATGGTGGAGATTATGCTGCTTCATATGCAAAGTTTGATGATCCTCAGACGCTTTATACTACGATGCTGGATGATTTGAAAGCGATTTCTACGGAATTAAACGCTACAACGATCAACGCTGGTTATCAGACATCTTTCAAAACACAAGATATCATTAACAATGGTGATCTTACTGCCTGGAAGCGTTATTGCAACTCACTTCGTTTGAGAATGTTAAACAGAGTTTCAGCTGCATCAAGCTTCTCATCAAGAGCAACTACTGAAATGGCGGAGATTCTTGGTAATTCAACAACTTATCCAATTGTTGAATCCAACGATCAAAACATTCAGCTTGATGTTTACGATATCAATACGGATATAAATTCAAAAGGTTTTAAAGACGGAATTGCTTCTGATGGTGGCTGGTACGGAAACACAGCCGGAAAGAAAATGATGGATTTCATGAATACAAATGCTGATCCTCGTTTGCCAATTCTTTTTGAACCGGGAGCAAATGCGGCAGGAGCCTACATTGGTATTGACCCAAATGCAACACAAGCAGTTCAATCTGCGCTTTCAAATGCGGGTGTGGTTGCAATTTACAACCGCTACGTTACAAGTCATAACCAGTTTTTCCCTGGAGTAATTATTAATGCGGCTGAAGTCAATCTGATCAAGGCTGAGTATTATTTGAGAACTTCAAATGATGCTTCTGCTAAAACTGCATACGAAACTGCAATTTCTCAGTCTGTGAAATTTTACAACTCAATTATTGCTATTAGTAATGCAACGGGTGTGAATGCTGCACCTGCTGCAGCTACAGATGCATCTATTGCTGCTTACATCCTAAAAGATGGGGTAAGCTGGGATAAAGCAACATCAAGTGCGGCCAAGCTGACACTTATTGGAACGCAGAAATGGCTGCACTATAACCTGGTTCAGCCATATGAAAACTGGGCTGAAACACGTAGACTTGATTTGCCATCTTTCACTTTCCCATTAGATAATGCAAACAAGCAAACCGTACCGCCGGTAAGATGGACTATCCCGGCTAATGAGATTACTTACAATGCAGCTAACTACGCAGCAGTGCAAGGAACAGATAATCTTAATACCAAGCTTTTCTGGGATGTAAAATAG
- a CDS encoding SusC/RagA family TonB-linked outer membrane protein translates to MGKNLLKLIVMIMVMSAPVFAQTITGTVTTSSDGQTLPGVSILVKGTTSGTTTDANGKFTISATAANTLVVSFIGYKTQEVLVGKRAVVDVSMAEDASQLNEVVVTALGIKKEERALGYATAMINNESLVKTASPNFATALYGKAPGVTINATPGGATSGVSISIRGFNSINGNTQPLIVMDGIPIRNGEARNTDYWGDQRIRGNGLLDLNPADIENISILKGASAAALYGSEATNGVVLVTTKTGKGKKGFGVDFSASYNVDRIAYLPRYQDVRGPGYGLNYANGGQDANGFISYNVNGTAVRGLLGASVNFGPKFDGQPVMAFDGVVRPYVASGNSYADLFQNTSSSNINLAVSKVTDNANIRFSFTRQDNGMISYDAKNSKNIANFNSSFNTGKKLKTDLMVNFVNQKTHNRPYKVDRMINNFTGMMNRFESADWYFNTYQTSQGYKYVTAASGNPSLTPDENIKYNGFKTDIADYVWSTRKNTYDEYSNRIIASLTQHWQITDDLKLRGRIATDFTSERIEDRQATEKPLAFGYSGGFTLNNNLYNNVYGDLLLTYTKKLNADMSVNVMGGYTANKTFNTKMGRSTSGGLSTENFYDILASVNTATGTTTRERNMRDAYIGTVNFDYKNLFFVEGTVRRDRTSLLAPGNNSFVYPSVNSSFVFSDAFNLPRFISYGKIRGSFGIVGSYPDLYAANNSYLQNTLSVQQKGGSSVLYTYINSAYGNDKIRAEKKHEFEFGLETKLFNNRLGFDLSYYNAKIVDMILQMTIPSSSGAKSVLANIGNMRNQGLELALNFSPLQSKDGNHLSWDATLNLAKNVNKVITLANGATEFLHADYDGNAAQLRSVVGRPMGDIYAHGILKDAQGREVVGADGIYQLDPNFKRVGNALPKLTGGLINNFSYKSFTLDVVTDFRFGGSIMPTGINWMTSRGLTKESLNAMDTEHGGLTYYIDENGKGVQTSEGAAPSGKTLYHDGMLMNGVTNDGEANTNVVPQSVYYNNTYNWGGPQYSNSRYELYVKKNTYIKMREISLAYRLPSFIARKIGTQNVTVSVFGRNLFFLYRTIKDMDAEQANSSSRWYENISNAGNNPSFRTFGAMLRASF, encoded by the coding sequence ATGGGAAAAAATTTACTTAAGCTTATTGTCATGATTATGGTAATGAGCGCTCCCGTTTTCGCTCAGACGATTACGGGAACAGTTACGACCAGCTCCGACGGGCAAACTTTACCAGGTGTATCTATTCTGGTAAAAGGAACTACTTCGGGAACAACCACGGATGCAAACGGGAAATTTACTATTTCTGCTACTGCGGCCAACACATTGGTTGTATCCTTCATTGGTTACAAAACACAAGAAGTGCTCGTAGGAAAGCGAGCAGTGGTGGATGTATCTATGGCTGAAGACGCTTCTCAATTAAATGAAGTTGTTGTTACGGCACTTGGTATTAAAAAGGAAGAGCGCGCGTTGGGATATGCCACTGCCATGATTAACAATGAATCTTTGGTAAAAACAGCCTCGCCTAACTTTGCTACGGCATTGTATGGTAAAGCGCCTGGTGTTACGATCAATGCTACTCCTGGTGGAGCAACCAGTGGTGTTAGTATTAGCATTCGTGGTTTCAACTCCATTAATGGAAATACACAACCGCTTATCGTAATGGATGGTATTCCAATCCGTAATGGTGAAGCAAGAAATACAGATTACTGGGGAGATCAACGTATCCGTGGTAACGGTCTTTTGGATTTGAACCCTGCTGATATTGAAAATATATCAATTCTTAAAGGTGCATCTGCTGCGGCATTGTACGGCTCTGAGGCCACGAATGGAGTTGTTTTGGTAACTACTAAAACTGGAAAAGGGAAAAAAGGCTTTGGTGTAGATTTTTCTGCAAGTTATAACGTAGATAGAATTGCTTATCTGCCAAGATATCAGGATGTAAGAGGTCCTGGTTATGGCTTGAACTACGCTAACGGAGGCCAGGATGCAAATGGCTTTATTTCTTATAATGTTAATGGCACTGCAGTAAGAGGGTTACTAGGTGCATCTGTTAACTTCGGACCTAAATTTGACGGACAGCCTGTAATGGCTTTTGACGGAGTGGTGCGGCCATATGTTGCATCTGGCAACAGTTATGCTGATTTGTTCCAAAACACAAGCAGCTCAAATATAAACCTTGCGGTTTCAAAAGTAACGGATAATGCAAATATTCGTTTCTCATTCACTCGCCAGGACAACGGGATGATCAGTTACGATGCGAAAAACAGCAAAAACATTGCAAACTTTAACTCTAGCTTTAATACAGGTAAGAAATTAAAGACGGATTTGATGGTAAATTTTGTGAATCAGAAAACGCACAATCGTCCTTACAAAGTGGATAGAATGATCAATAACTTCACCGGGATGATGAACCGCTTTGAGTCTGCTGACTGGTATTTCAACACCTATCAAACAAGCCAGGGATATAAATATGTAACAGCAGCTTCTGGAAATCCAAGCTTGACTCCTGATGAAAATATCAAGTACAACGGATTTAAAACGGATATTGCGGATTACGTATGGAGTACAAGAAAGAATACTTATGATGAATACAGCAATCGTATCATTGCAAGTTTGACACAGCACTGGCAGATCACTGATGATCTGAAGTTGAGAGGAAGAATTGCAACAGACTTTACTTCTGAAAGAATTGAAGACAGACAGGCGACTGAAAAACCTCTTGCGTTTGGTTACTCAGGTGGATTTACGCTAAACAATAATCTTTATAATAATGTTTATGGAGATCTTTTGTTGACCTATACGAAAAAATTAAATGCGGATATGTCAGTGAATGTAATGGGAGGATACACCGCAAACAAAACATTTAATACAAAAATGGGCCGTTCTACCAGTGGAGGTTTGAGTACAGAAAACTTCTATGATATCTTGGCTTCTGTTAATACAGCTACGGGAACTACTACCCGTGAGCGTAATATGCGAGATGCTTATATTGGAACTGTCAATTTTGACTACAAAAACTTGTTCTTTGTTGAAGGTACAGTCAGAAGGGACCGTACGTCACTATTAGCTCCGGGTAACAATTCTTTTGTCTATCCTTCAGTTAACTCAAGCTTTGTATTCAGTGACGCGTTTAATCTTCCAAGATTTATAAGCTACGGTAAAATCAGAGGTTCGTTCGGTATCGTGGGTAGCTATCCTGATCTTTACGCTGCGAACAATTCATACCTGCAAAACACACTTAGCGTACAGCAAAAAGGTGGTTCTTCTGTTCTTTATACTTACATCAATTCTGCTTATGGTAATGATAAAATCCGTGCAGAGAAGAAACATGAATTTGAATTTGGTTTGGAGACAAAACTTTTCAACAACCGTTTAGGTTTTGATCTTTCGTATTACAACGCGAAAATCGTTGATATGATCCTTCAAATGACAATTCCTTCTTCAAGTGGTGCCAAGTCTGTTCTTGCTAACATCGGTAACATGAGAAACCAGGGTCTTGAACTGGCATTGAATTTCTCACCTCTTCAATCAAAAGATGGCAACCATCTAAGCTGGGATGCGACTTTAAACCTTGCAAAGAACGTTAATAAAGTTATTACGCTTGCAAATGGTGCCACGGAATTTTTACATGCTGACTACGATGGAAATGCAGCACAGCTGAGATCTGTTGTGGGACGTCCAATGGGTGATATTTATGCACATGGTATCTTGAAAGATGCACAGGGAAGAGAAGTTGTTGGTGCTGATGGTATTTATCAACTGGATCCAAATTTCAAAAGAGTAGGTAATGCTCTGCCAAAATTAACAGGAGGTTTGATCAACAATTTTAGCTACAAAAGCTTCACGCTTGATGTTGTTACAGATTTTAGATTTGGCGGATCAATTATGCCAACTGGTATTAACTGGATGACTTCTCGTGGTTTAACAAAAGAAAGTTTGAATGCAATGGATACCGAGCATGGTGGTTTGACATACTACATTGATGAAAACGGTAAAGGTGTTCAGACAAGTGAAGGTGCTGCTCCAAGTGGCAAGACACTTTACCATGACGGTATGTTAATGAATGGCGTTACTAACGATGGTGAAGCTAACACAAATGTTGTTCCCCAGTCAGTTTATTATAACAATACTTATAACTGGGGTGGGCCGCAATACAGCAACTCACGTTACGAATTGTATGTGAAGAAAAACACTTACATAAAAATGAGAGAGATTTCACTTGCATACAGACTTCCATCTTTCATCGCTCGTAAAATCGGAACTCAAAATGTAACGGTGTCTGTCTTTGGACGTAACCTTTTCTTCCTTTACAGAACAATTAAAGATATGGATGCTGAGCAGGCCAATTCAAGTTCAAGATGGTATGAAAACATCAGCAATGCAGGTAACAACCCTTCTTTCCGTACGTTTGGTGCAATGTTAAGAGCCAGCTTCTAA
- a CDS encoding protein-disulfide reductase DsbD family protein, which yields MKRSLFLFIIVCAFFAKTSATAQIQKHAQWTYTFSKGEVKQGDVVDLVFTAVLDKDWYIYSSDFDPELGPMLTTFSYTKNKSYELVGKLKPQNPKTKYEEIWGGNVKFFDGKAVFKQTVKILTDNPVIKGTSEYQTCSHTSGTCVPGGDDFEFKGLKVVAGTSAEPAIGTTPGEEKTTASNTEVKDTTTQETANISLTAGDSAAAFQAKSESPKTDLTSEDTGADKSLWAFALAAFLSGLVALLTPCVFPIIPMTVSYFTNQTNGKVKALLYGISIVLIYTLIGTVVSRLNGPAFANFLSTHWIPNVLFFAIFFVFGLSFLGLFEIVLPSAFVNKMDAKSDQGGYAGIFFMAFTLVLVSFSCTGPIVGSLLVASAGGAVVKPIVGMAAFSSAFAIPFTLFALFPQWLKSLPKSGGWLNTVKVVLGFLELALALKFLSIADQVYHWHLLDREVYLAFWIVIFSLIGFYLLGKLLTPHDSPIERVSVPRILLSIITFTFVVYMIPGMWGAPLKALAGYLPPQSTIDFDLSKRVSGIAPSASSGETKKYADLFHLPHDLDGFFDIKEAQAYAKKVNKPVFIDFTGHGCVNCREMEARVWPDPEVLKRLQNDFVIAALYVDDKTELPEADWYTSKYDNKVKKTIGAQNADLQIVKYNNNAQPHYCIVDQNGDLLVAPKNYDLNPAHFVAFLESAKAAFKK from the coding sequence ATGAAACGAAGTCTTTTTCTATTCATTATTGTTTGTGCATTTTTTGCAAAAACCAGTGCCACTGCCCAAATTCAAAAACATGCGCAATGGACTTATACGTTCTCAAAAGGTGAAGTAAAACAGGGCGATGTGGTAGACTTGGTTTTTACGGCCGTGCTCGACAAAGACTGGTATATCTACTCTTCTGATTTTGATCCCGAACTTGGGCCCATGTTAACGACTTTTTCGTATACCAAAAATAAGTCTTATGAATTGGTTGGGAAACTGAAACCTCAAAATCCCAAAACAAAATATGAGGAAATTTGGGGCGGAAATGTTAAGTTTTTTGATGGAAAAGCGGTTTTTAAACAAACTGTAAAAATACTTACGGATAATCCTGTTATAAAAGGAACCTCAGAATACCAGACTTGCAGCCACACCTCAGGAACTTGCGTTCCGGGAGGCGATGATTTTGAATTTAAAGGTTTGAAAGTGGTAGCAGGCACTTCTGCCGAACCGGCCATCGGAACCACTCCTGGCGAAGAAAAAACAACTGCTTCCAATACAGAAGTAAAAGACACGACTACTCAGGAAACAGCTAATATTTCTTTAACTGCGGGCGATTCTGCCGCAGCTTTCCAGGCGAAATCAGAATCACCAAAAACAGATTTGACATCGGAAGATACCGGTGCAGATAAATCCTTATGGGCATTTGCACTTGCTGCTTTTTTATCAGGTTTAGTTGCTTTATTGACACCTTGCGTATTTCCAATTATTCCGATGACGGTGAGTTATTTCACCAATCAGACGAATGGAAAAGTTAAAGCCTTATTATATGGTATATCCATTGTATTGATTTATACTTTGATTGGAACAGTTGTTTCACGTTTGAACGGACCGGCGTTTGCAAATTTTCTGAGTACACACTGGATTCCAAATGTACTTTTCTTCGCCATCTTCTTTGTTTTCGGATTATCATTCCTGGGACTTTTTGAAATTGTTTTACCAAGTGCTTTTGTGAATAAAATGGATGCGAAATCAGATCAGGGAGGTTATGCAGGAATTTTCTTCATGGCATTTACACTCGTTCTGGTTTCATTTTCTTGTACTGGGCCAATTGTTGGAAGTTTGTTAGTTGCCTCAGCGGGCGGTGCGGTTGTAAAACCGATTGTTGGAATGGCGGCGTTTTCTTCTGCTTTTGCAATTCCTTTCACTTTGTTTGCATTATTTCCTCAATGGCTTAAATCTTTGCCAAAATCTGGTGGCTGGTTAAATACTGTAAAAGTGGTGCTGGGTTTTCTTGAACTTGCGCTTGCGTTGAAATTTTTAAGTATTGCAGACCAGGTTTATCACTGGCATTTGCTTGACCGCGAAGTTTACCTTGCTTTCTGGATTGTTATTTTCTCGCTGATTGGTTTTTATCTTTTGGGAAAACTCCTTACGCCGCACGATTCTCCGATTGAACGTGTAAGTGTTCCAAGAATTTTACTTTCTATCATCACTTTCACCTTTGTCGTTTACATGATTCCGGGTATGTGGGGCGCACCTTTGAAAGCATTGGCAGGTTACTTGCCTCCACAATCCACAATTGATTTTGATTTAAGTAAAAGGGTAAGCGGAATAGCTCCGTCAGCATCTTCGGGTGAGACTAAAAAATATGCTGATCTGTTTCATTTGCCGCATGATCTGGATGGATTTTTTGATATCAAAGAAGCACAGGCTTATGCTAAAAAAGTAAACAAACCTGTTTTCATCGATTTTACAGGACACGGCTGTGTGAATTGTCGTGAAATGGAAGCGAGAGTATGGCCGGATCCGGAAGTTTTGAAACGTCTTCAAAATGATTTTGTCATTGCTGCACTTTATGTGGATGACAAAACTGAATTACCGGAAGCCGACTGGTATACCTCAAAATATGATAACAAGGTAAAGAAAACCATTGGTGCACAAAATGCTGATTTGCAAATTGTTAAATACAACAATAATGCGCAGCCACATTACTGCATCGTGGATCAAAATGGTGATCTTCTGGTTGCTCCAAAAAATTATGACTTAAATCCGGCTCATTTTGTAGCCTTTCTGGAAAGCGCAAAAGCTGCTTTTAAGAAATAA